A window of Alkalicoccobacillus plakortidis contains these coding sequences:
- a CDS encoding chorismate-binding protein, with the protein MFSSLNTEKKESLLESYDSRNHPFFYKSSEGTIRSEGVGLMVDAVPMNDREFSTRLALAFDTASKQGIKDPVIVGAIPFNREQKPFLHIPLKVQKESGVNCGEPSELAAISGEIEWEEIPKRNMYEQMVEKGVAEINKGAIEKIVLGRRLQLITNGTVDRTKILTNLASVNQAGFTFAVDLEGRHSEQTTLMGASPELLVRKKGNQLSINPLAGSRPRTSDPKQDVRLAEELMSSEKDLHEHAFVVDAIIDQLRPICKDIKVPDQPSVIATKTMWHLSTYITAVPKNEYQSASALAKILHPTQAVCGFSRDQAAAKIKEIEQEDRAFFTGLVGLENAAGDGEWAIAIRCAEVSTEQVELFAWSRYRCKLGS; encoded by the coding sequence ATGTTTTCGAGTTTGAATACAGAAAAAAAAGAGTCATTGCTTGAATCGTATGATAGCCGAAATCATCCATTTTTTTATAAAAGTTCAGAAGGCACGATACGCTCCGAGGGTGTTGGATTAATGGTTGATGCGGTTCCGATGAATGATCGCGAATTTTCTACAAGGCTAGCTTTGGCATTTGATACCGCAAGTAAACAAGGGATAAAAGATCCGGTCATTGTAGGAGCCATTCCTTTTAATCGTGAGCAAAAGCCATTTTTACATATTCCATTAAAAGTTCAGAAGGAGTCGGGTGTAAATTGTGGTGAACCGAGTGAACTAGCTGCGATATCCGGTGAGATTGAGTGGGAGGAGATACCTAAAAGGAACATGTATGAACAAATGGTTGAAAAGGGAGTTGCTGAGATTAATAAAGGGGCAATTGAAAAAATTGTGCTGGGACGAAGGCTGCAGCTGATTACCAATGGAACCGTAGATCGCACAAAAATTCTAACGAACCTTGCGAGTGTTAATCAGGCAGGTTTTACATTTGCGGTGGATCTTGAGGGTAGGCATAGTGAACAAACGACTTTAATGGGAGCGAGTCCAGAGCTACTTGTGCGCAAAAAAGGAAATCAACTCTCAATTAATCCATTGGCGGGTTCACGTCCAAGAACAAGTGATCCTAAACAAGATGTTCGACTTGCGGAAGAGTTGATGAGTTCAGAAAAGGATTTGCATGAGCATGCGTTTGTGGTTGATGCGATTATCGACCAGCTTAGGCCGATCTGCAAGGACATTAAAGTGCCGGATCAGCCTTCCGTCATTGCAACTAAAACGATGTGGCATCTTTCCACATATATTACGGCGGTTCCAAAAAACGAATATCAATCAGCTAGTGCGCTTGCTAAGATACTGCATCCAACACAAGCTGTTTGCGGATTCTCGCGAGACCAAGCAGCAGCGAAGATCAAAGAAATTGAACAAGAAGACAGAGCATTTTTCACTGGACTTGTTGGCTTGGAAAATGCTGCTGGTGATGGAGAATGGGCGATTGCCATTCGTTGCGCAGAAGTGTCAACAGAGCAAGTAGAGTTGTTTGCTTGGAGCAGGTATCGTTGCAAGCTCGGATCCTAG
- a CDS encoding SDR family oxidoreductase codes for MLTITDDDWTESFDVNVKGLFHIARATIPLFAKGGGSFVTIASNASKLPRMNMGAYSPSKAAATMVTKCLGLELASSKIRCNIVHPGSTKTNMLTQMHSHSGFYDELIVGSLDHFKTGIPLQKVADVRDIAGTVSFLLSDQAGHITMQELCVDGGATLGV; via the coding sequence GTGCTTACGATCACAGATGATGATTGGACTGAATCCTTTGATGTAAATGTGAAGGGGTTGTTCCACATTGCGCGAGCTACGATACCATTGTTCGCAAAAGGTGGAGGATCATTTGTGACGATTGCCTCGAATGCTTCTAAGCTACCGAGAATGAATATGGGCGCTTATTCGCCTAGTAAAGCGGCGGCGACAATGGTGACAAAATGCCTAGGTCTTGAACTTGCTTCTTCTAAGATTCGTTGCAATATTGTGCACCCAGGGTCGACTAAAACAAACATGCTTACTCAGATGCATAGTCATTCTGGGTTCTACGACGAACTGATTGTTGGATCGCTTGATCATTTTAAAACAGGTATTCCACTTCAAAAGGTTGCTGATGTACGGGATATAGCAGGGACTGTTTCTTTTTTGCTATCTGATCAAGCGGGGCATATCACAATGCAGGAACTATGCGTTGATGGTGGAGCCACACTTGGTGTCTAA
- a CDS encoding SDR family NAD(P)-dependent oxidoreductase, with protein MTSVNRKTYLVVGGANGIGAEISRLLSSEGHTVLITDIDGAALSEMATELRIPSTMIHKVDVRSKVEVERAIQQIRECEQMIDGVVYVAWCS; from the coding sequence ATGACTTCGGTTAATCGTAAAACGTACCTTGTTGTTGGAGGAGCTAATGGGATTGGGGCTGAGATCAGCCGCCTTCTTTCTTCCGAAGGTCATACTGTTTTGATTACGGACATAGATGGAGCTGCATTAAGTGAAATGGCAACTGAATTACGTATACCGAGCACAATGATTCATAAAGTGGATGTTCGTTCGAAAGTGGAGGTTGAGAGAGCGATTCAACAGATTCGTGAGTGTGAACAAATGATTGATGGTGTAGTTTATGTGGCTTGGTGTTCTTAA
- a CDS encoding DinB family protein, giving the protein MNKNLDQYQKSLDKIASLKQIDEQLLVTPIKEGAWSIREIVGHLYGWDNYNLQHMVSNMSQGADLPGFPDHDSQNVQALQGLQGKSVQEIIKLFIEKRQEIIGALAQLDTKTRFTIGGGKRAFSPESFVKIFVKHDHHHFVQIDEYLSSKVEK; this is encoded by the coding sequence ATGAACAAAAACCTAGATCAATATCAAAAATCATTAGATAAAATCGCGAGTTTAAAGCAAATAGACGAGCAGCTGTTAGTCACTCCGATTAAAGAAGGTGCTTGGTCCATTAGAGAAATTGTGGGACATCTGTATGGATGGGATAACTATAATCTACAGCATATGGTGAGCAATATGTCTCAAGGTGCGGACCTTCCAGGATTTCCTGATCATGATTCACAAAATGTCCAAGCCTTGCAAGGTTTGCAGGGCAAATCAGTTCAAGAAATCATTAAACTATTTATTGAAAAAAGACAGGAGATAATCGGAGCTCTTGCCCAACTTGATACTAAAACTAGATTCACGATAGGTGGGGGCAAACGAGCTTTTTCCCCAGAAAGCTTTGTGAAGATTTTTGTGAAACACGATCATCACCATTTTGTACAAATTGACGAATACCTATCATCAAAAGTAGAAAAGTAA
- a CDS encoding NlpC/P60 family protein encodes MDINFSEYSDHAIEWAKSHLGSVEYAFICLAFVEDALERSNNIEIFGGDSAKESADLYSDTMNTGTPAKGSFVFYNCSGPINGEHRNWGHVGLSIGNGEMIHAWDKVRIDNYLDVENLEGAPGWGTPQLIGLGTTRKNYAWISKKSLLDEGMV; translated from the coding sequence ATGGACATAAACTTTAGCGAGTATAGTGATCATGCTATAGAGTGGGCAAAAAGTCATTTGGGATCAGTAGAGTATGCTTTTATATGTTTGGCTTTTGTGGAGGATGCGTTAGAGAGAAGCAATAATATTGAGATTTTTGGCGGAGACAGTGCCAAGGAGTCTGCCGATTTGTATAGCGACACTATGAATACTGGTACTCCTGCTAAAGGTTCTTTTGTATTTTATAATTGCTCAGGACCTATTAATGGTGAGCATAGGAATTGGGGACATGTAGGCTTATCAATTGGCAACGGAGAGATGATTCATGCTTGGGACAAGGTGAGGATTGACAATTATCTTGATGTTGAAAATCTAGAAGGTGCGCCTGGTTGGGGTACTCCGCAGCTTATTGGCTTGGGTACCACTAGAAAGAATTATGCGTGGATTTCAAAGAAAAGTTTATTAGACGAAGGGATGGTTTAA
- a CDS encoding GNAT family N-acetyltransferase translates to MKVSDVFYDLPPLETERLILRKVTVDDAEDMFEYTSVPDVSKYVPWQTHQTIEDTHQFIAFIMKQYESGKLAPWAIECKETSKVIGTFDFVTWYPQHYRAEIGFILSRDFWGKGLILEAAKEVTRFGFEHMNLNIIKAPCMTENVQSASVLQKLGMELEGVLKEQYYIKGQFRDMVIYSIKNANFKGTE, encoded by the coding sequence TTGAAGGTTTCAGATGTATTTTATGACTTACCACCCTTGGAAACAGAGCGGCTAATTCTAAGAAAGGTCACTGTAGATGATGCAGAAGATATGTTTGAGTATACCTCTGTTCCTGATGTATCAAAGTATGTTCCCTGGCAAACCCATCAGACCATTGAGGATACCCATCAATTTATTGCGTTTATCATGAAGCAATACGAATCAGGCAAACTAGCTCCGTGGGCAATTGAATGTAAAGAGACAAGTAAGGTCATCGGTACATTTGATTTTGTTACATGGTATCCGCAGCACTATCGCGCAGAGATTGGATTTATTTTATCAAGGGACTTTTGGGGCAAAGGACTCATTTTAGAGGCAGCAAAAGAAGTTACTCGTTTTGGATTTGAACACATGAATCTAAACATCATTAAAGCACCATGTATGACCGAAAATGTTCAATCAGCAAGTGTTCTTCAGAAGCTAGGTATGGAATTAGAAGGGGTACTAAAAGAACAATATTATATCAAAGGTCAATTTAGAGATATGGTCATCTATTCCATTAAAAATGCCAATTTCAAAGGAACTGAATAA
- a CDS encoding DUF3221 domain-containing protein: MTQVPPYKRLFMALSLIWLLFLFTRESAHQEISSTQLTERPDHSLMIDGYVVSKGFNSIWLAGEPVSIKGRITGFVLSDYGSETIIVSKHKNVVDQSLFHSININQKVRVYGDYIRESNPGRMSAYDIEVADE, translated from the coding sequence ATGACTCAGGTTCCACCTTATAAGAGATTATTTATGGCATTATCATTGATTTGGTTATTATTTTTGTTTACTAGAGAAAGTGCACATCAAGAGATCAGTTCGACTCAATTAACAGAACGTCCAGATCATTCTTTGATGATAGATGGTTATGTTGTCTCTAAAGGCTTCAACTCTATTTGGTTAGCGGGAGAACCAGTCAGCATAAAAGGGAGAATAACAGGCTTTGTCCTCTCTGACTATGGTTCGGAAACGATTATCGTTTCAAAACATAAAAATGTAGTAGATCAGAGCCTATTTCACTCAATAAACATCAATCAAAAAGTACGTGTTTATGGTGATTATATTAGAGAGTCAAATCCCGGTAGAATGTCGGCTTATGATATTGAAGTAGCTGATGAGTAA
- a CDS encoding alpha-N-arabinofuranosidase has product MSQKVVINTDIQKGTINKNIYGHFAEHLGRCIYEGFWVGEDSSMDHTNGIRNDVVAALKNLNIPVLRWPGGCFADEYHWKDGVGPRESRKRMVNTHWGGVVENNHFGTHEFMMLCEMLETEPYICGNVGSGTVQEMSEWVEYMTFDGESPMANWRKENGREKSWELKYFGVGNENWGCGGNMRPEFYADLYRQYQTYVRNYGENKLYKIAGGANVDDYRWTETLMREAGWLMDGLSLHYYTIPGDFFKGKGSALDPSEKEWYITMQKALHMDELITKHSTIMDKYDPEKRVGLIIDEWGTWFDVEPGTNPGFLYQQNTIRDSLVAGLHFHIFHKHSERVQMANIAQTVNVLQAMILTEGEKMILTPTYHVFEMFKVHQDAVKLDIDVSSSLYELNGEQLPSVSVSASMKDGQIHVSFCHVDHQNSTSIQIDLRGIEKNLGEITGRILTADQTNAHNTFEHPDQVKPVAYNDFTVSDHQIELRLPPMSVGVLTIG; this is encoded by the coding sequence ATGAGTCAAAAAGTTGTTATCAATACAGATATTCAGAAAGGAACAATTAATAAAAATATATATGGTCATTTTGCTGAACATTTAGGTCGTTGCATTTATGAAGGATTCTGGGTTGGTGAGGATTCTAGTATGGATCACACAAACGGAATTCGTAATGATGTAGTGGCAGCTTTGAAAAATTTGAACATTCCTGTATTACGTTGGCCGGGCGGTTGTTTTGCTGATGAGTATCATTGGAAGGACGGTGTGGGTCCAAGAGAAAGCCGAAAACGTATGGTGAATACCCATTGGGGTGGTGTGGTTGAAAACAATCATTTTGGTACCCACGAATTTATGATGCTTTGTGAAATGCTTGAAACGGAACCATACATTTGTGGTAATGTGGGGAGCGGAACGGTGCAAGAGATGTCGGAATGGGTAGAGTACATGACCTTTGATGGTGAATCCCCAATGGCTAATTGGAGAAAAGAGAATGGGCGAGAGAAATCATGGGAGCTCAAATATTTTGGCGTAGGAAATGAAAATTGGGGATGTGGTGGAAACATGCGTCCCGAATTCTATGCAGATTTATATCGTCAGTATCAAACCTATGTGCGTAATTATGGCGAAAATAAACTATACAAAATTGCTGGCGGAGCTAATGTGGACGATTATAGATGGACAGAAACATTAATGCGAGAAGCCGGTTGGTTGATGGATGGACTAAGTCTCCATTACTACACGATTCCAGGTGACTTTTTCAAAGGAAAAGGTTCGGCCTTAGATCCAAGTGAAAAAGAATGGTATATCACTATGCAAAAAGCGCTGCATATGGATGAATTGATTACGAAGCATTCTACGATCATGGACAAGTATGACCCAGAGAAGAGAGTAGGATTAATTATAGATGAATGGGGAACATGGTTTGATGTTGAACCCGGAACAAATCCAGGTTTCCTCTATCAACAGAATACCATTCGTGACTCACTTGTAGCTGGTTTACACTTTCACATTTTCCACAAACATAGTGAACGTGTTCAAATGGCTAACATTGCTCAAACAGTCAATGTTCTTCAAGCGATGATTCTAACAGAAGGCGAGAAGATGATTCTCACTCCAACCTATCATGTTTTTGAAATGTTTAAAGTTCATCAGGATGCTGTGAAGTTAGATATAGATGTTTCTAGTAGTCTATATGAACTTAATGGCGAACAGCTCCCATCTGTGAGTGTCTCGGCTTCTATGAAGGATGGCCAGATCCATGTCAGCTTCTGTCATGTAGACCATCAGAACTCAACTTCTATTCAAATTGATCTTAGAGGTATTGAGAAGAACCTCGGTGAAATAACAGGAAGAATTCTAACGGCTGATCAAACAAATGCACACAATACATTTGAACATCCTGATCAAGTGAAGCCTGTTGCTTACAATGATTTTACTGTTAGTGACCATCAGATAGAATTACGTTTACCACCGATGTCTGTTGGCGTATTAACAATTGGGTAA